In one window of Gossypium hirsutum isolate 1008001.06 chromosome A01, Gossypium_hirsutum_v2.1, whole genome shotgun sequence DNA:
- the LOC107925408 gene encoding probable xyloglucan endotransglucosylase/hydrolase protein 10: MKNCLKCRALVISLLILNLFRVSVASVVSTGDFNKDFFVMWAPDHVSTSSNGRERSLKLDQVSGSGFASNQMFLFGQMDMQIKLVPGNSAGTVLAYYLASDQPNRDEIDFEFLGNVSGQPYIVQTNIYVDGFDNREERIYLWFDPTEDFHTYSILWNLHQIVFMIDSIPIRLYRNHAEKGVAYPRWQPMSIKTSLWNGDSWATRGGLDKIDWSKSPFIASFKNYTIDACVWKGNPRFCRADSSANWWNKRSFSTLTRVQKRWFKWVRNYHMVYDYCQDNQRFQNNLPKECFLPKY, translated from the exons ATGAAGAACTGTTTGAAATGCAGGGCCTTAGTTATCAGCCTTCTTATCTTGAATCTCTTTCGAGTTTCAGTAGCTTCGGTTGTTTCCACCGGAGATTTCAACAAAGACTTCTTCGTGATGTGGGCTCCTGATCATGTAAGCACTTCATCTAATGGCAGGGAAAGAAGCCTGAAACTTGATCAAGTATCTG GATCTGGTTTTGCATCAAACCAAATGTTCTTATTTGGTCAAATGGACATGCAAATTAAACTAGTGCCAGGGAACTCAGCAGGGACAGTGTTGGCCTACTAT TTGGCATCGGATCAACCTAATCGAGATGAGATAGATTTTGAGTTTCTTGGCAATGTGAGTGGCCAGCCATATATAGTGCAAACAAATATCTATGTTGATGGTTTCGACAACCGTGAAGAGAGGATTTATTTATGGTTTGATCCAACAGAGGACTTCCATACATATTCCATACTATGGAATCTTCATCAAATTGT GTTTATGATAGATTCAATTCCTATTAGATTATATAGAAACCATGCAGAAAAGGGAGTGGCATATCCTAGGTGGCAGCCAATGAGCATAAAAACCAGCCTATGGAATGGGGACAGCTGGGCGACACGCGGGGGATTAGACAAAATTGATTGGTCAAAGAGTCCTTTCATAGCTTCATTCAAGAATTACACCATTGATGCCTGTGTTTGGAAAGGAAATCCAAGGTTTTGTAGGGCGGATAGCTCAGCCAACTGGTGGAACAAACGCAGTTTTAGCACTCTAACCAGGGTACAGAAGAGATGGTTCAAATGGGTGAGGAACTACCACATGGTTTATGATTATTGCCAAGATAACCAAAGATTCCAAAATAATCTTCCCAAGGAATGCTTCCTTCCCAAG